A section of the Spirochaeta isovalerica genome encodes:
- a CDS encoding DUF5692 family protein, giving the protein MGLYDIPGLANWAIMLLILFALMGLNELGRRTKWGTLALFLILPLLLTIFVWPTTAAPGNEYGTGTWFNWVKTYSALAGVLGFFAIRFVPGLSKKSFARLFPPLILALNILEAVIRDFQIYSFRLWDGAYIDHLWVMSGPWNIMNGIAGLLNILTISGWAGIVLSKDKSRDMIWPDMIWPWIIAYDLWNFAYTYNAIADHSFYCGLTLLLSCTIPAFLIKKGAWLQHRASTLALWIMFVMTVPSFADRIAPVPTTHNPKVFFTLSLIALIANAALFIYQLRKIIRNKLNPLHSEIYSDTPSYRAALADTASV; this is encoded by the coding sequence ATGGGATTATACGACATACCGGGCTTGGCTAACTGGGCCATCATGCTGCTTATTCTGTTTGCCCTTATGGGGCTCAATGAACTGGGAAGAAGAACAAAATGGGGTACATTAGCTCTTTTTCTGATCCTGCCGCTGCTTCTGACCATTTTTGTCTGGCCGACGACAGCAGCCCCCGGTAATGAATACGGCACCGGCACATGGTTTAACTGGGTAAAAACCTATTCCGCTTTGGCGGGAGTGCTCGGTTTTTTCGCTATCCGTTTTGTACCCGGATTGTCAAAAAAAAGTTTCGCGCGGCTCTTTCCCCCGCTGATACTGGCACTGAATATTCTGGAAGCGGTTATCAGAGACTTCCAGATATATAGTTTTCGCCTATGGGACGGCGCTTATATCGATCATTTGTGGGTCATGTCCGGCCCCTGGAATATAATGAACGGCATTGCGGGTCTTCTCAATATTCTGACAATCTCGGGTTGGGCCGGCATTGTTCTCTCAAAAGACAAAAGCAGAGATATGATCTGGCCTGATATGATATGGCCCTGGATCATTGCCTATGACCTGTGGAATTTTGCCTATACCTACAACGCCATCGCCGATCATTCTTTCTATTGCGGATTGACTCTCCTCCTATCCTGTACCATACCGGCTTTCTTGATCAAAAAAGGCGCCTGGCTGCAGCACAGGGCTTCGACCCTGGCCTTGTGGATTATGTTTGTTATGACGGTTCCTTCTTTTGCAGACAGGATCGCCCCTGTTCCGACAACACATAATCCGAAGGTGTTTTTTACCCTCAGCCTGATAGCCCTTATCGCTAATGCGGCGTTGTTTATTTATCAGTTGAGAAAGATTATCAGAAATAAACTGAATCCACTTCATTCTGAGATTTACAGTGATACACCGTCATACCGGGCGGCACTGGCTGATACAGCCTCGGTTTGA
- a CDS encoding carboxyl transferase domain-containing protein, with amino-acid sequence MNLEKNHRIGILNRGEAALRFIRAVKEYNDLHGTELKTVAFYIDKEENAPFVNQADFNLPLSSLSLFPGKQQSPYLDHDLMLQALKTADCQALWVGWGFVSEDAEFVAKVEEAGLAFMGPSSTAMALLGDKIAAKELADKAEVPILPWSRGAVKTLDEAKKISEKIGYPVIVKAANAGGGRGIRFVRTPEELETQYNSAKEETIRITGNDVVFIELLVEKGRHLEVQVLADSHGHINTFGARDCSAQRKNQKIIEETPPPNLPQKIVAHMEAAAARLIKAAEYVGAGTVEYLYDLNRKAFYFMEVNTRLQVEHPITETLYQIDLVKGQIDVAMGKECDLSSAAPSGAVMEVRLNAEDPDRNFSPAPGQVTLFIPPAGAGIRVDSGIIQGSLIPSDFDSMVGKIIAHGSTRKEAMSRLKRALNEMTVAIDNGTTNKAFLLELLGQKEIIKGGIHTGYVEEMLASGRRKADREKLEAALIAGAIQQHFLQYKRDYSSFKQQLIRIGRPRILPENTGYEVTLGAEGNSYTFLVRQLGENSYELNLGDKIIRCKSLIEDNRGVLIYKDRRWDVLLIARGDQLQCEIDGTPVMIESDSGGWVRSPSPAIVLAVNCEPGKEVRKDDVLGVLEAMKMEMLLKAPSDGIIKEISVSAGEQVSAGQKLILMESAEQGESSTEAKAPPVNWKSSEQSDEERYASLKGELLGIFLGYDHREKPETILDDLSSYTGLTDLFLQALEYGNIVERLFQSVEVETTGFTRPLTYQEMLTHYFRSDRDKEKGLPDEFVNNLKMAIECYGVPDENHALFHIFKSRNILELKMKLISEMLFRMQDLSFPDETHKRFTSVINEVIALYMDHSNSIVDMALHLMYQKINSIKRRRKDDTHLEAVNELISRLNVTREDRVENEINELADSGSIIVRDLVNLIIEDDAERTHIPLRILGTHLNRDRDIIEKSIVQEDDFYVSHIVYREKGRTKHCLTAAVNGIDRLTSLPLEKLIKKTGSSKPEIILFIKTYGSDVNKDRLIEMISQKAGESSEFIAIGIYPEGKVYDFLTYHWKEQWVEDTLRRGFSPVQFRELRVFRLRDFDTEIVYKSDYVTLLEVRSKANEKDVRLFAYSSISISEIVITTSGRVKELVEFESALTEAAYAMRAVQARHKYRLQWNRVIIHNRSLMNLRLPQMKDLEKKFVKMATGLGMQRLVFLTRRIKRNENSIRDLELIFSHVTHEQYSVSGRKPSTAPLKALDSYTSNVVRARQRNVIYPYEFIKMLTFSGYPIHSEMPKGEFEEYDLIDGEITSVKGREPGLNSSNIVFGLISNQSEVLGIWIRRVIILADPTKDLGSLAEPESSRINAALDLAERENIPVEWIPISSGAKINMESGTENLDWTARTLKRIIEFTQAGGEINIIVPDINVGAQSYWNAEATMLMHTRGLLIMTKQASLLLTGKKALDFSGSVSGDNNLDIGGAEKIMGPNGQSQIRVNDITEAYRVLFNHYNLMYSEPGSRFPAVRKTSDARDRDISLFPYKDFLGQGFVNVGDIFSIEKNPDRKKPFDIRQVMKSVVDKDCDHLERWRAMEQADTAVVWEARIGGYAVGLISIESRNISRIGSIPFNGPENWSGGTLFPQSSKKIARGINAFSGRVPLVVLANLSGFDGSPESLRQLQLEYGAEIGRAMVNYDGPIVFVVIARYHGGAYVVFSKSLNPNIRSAALEGSFASVIGGAPAAAVVFPKTVSREAYKDERVIAKQKALNKGKCSPREYQELFNSVYNEKQKELADKFDKIHSVERARKVGSIDDIIGASQLRPYIIEQLEAGMKKFS; translated from the coding sequence ATGAATTTGGAGAAAAACCACCGGATCGGGATTCTCAACAGAGGCGAAGCGGCCCTCCGCTTTATCCGCGCTGTTAAGGAATACAACGATTTACACGGCACGGAACTCAAAACCGTCGCCTTTTATATAGATAAAGAAGAGAATGCTCCCTTCGTCAATCAGGCTGATTTCAATCTGCCCCTTTCATCCCTTTCCCTCTTTCCGGGGAAACAACAGAGCCCCTATCTGGACCATGATCTGATGCTGCAGGCTTTAAAGACCGCTGATTGCCAGGCTCTCTGGGTCGGATGGGGTTTTGTTTCGGAGGACGCGGAATTCGTCGCCAAAGTCGAAGAAGCGGGTCTGGCATTTATGGGTCCGTCCAGTACTGCCATGGCCCTTCTCGGAGACAAAATAGCTGCAAAGGAACTGGCAGATAAGGCCGAAGTGCCCATTCTCCCCTGGAGCCGCGGAGCCGTAAAAACTCTCGACGAAGCGAAGAAGATTTCAGAGAAGATAGGTTATCCCGTAATCGTCAAAGCGGCCAATGCCGGCGGCGGCCGGGGAATCCGTTTCGTCCGGACGCCCGAAGAACTGGAGACTCAGTACAATTCAGCCAAAGAGGAAACGATCCGGATTACCGGTAACGACGTAGTCTTCATAGAGCTCCTGGTTGAAAAGGGCCGCCACCTGGAAGTTCAGGTCCTGGCCGATTCCCACGGGCATATCAATACCTTCGGAGCCAGGGATTGTTCCGCGCAGAGGAAAAATCAGAAAATCATTGAAGAGACTCCGCCACCGAATCTGCCACAAAAAATCGTTGCCCATATGGAAGCCGCTGCTGCCAGACTGATAAAAGCGGCGGAATATGTCGGTGCGGGAACTGTTGAATATCTCTACGATCTGAACCGGAAGGCTTTCTACTTTATGGAAGTCAACACAAGGCTCCAGGTGGAGCACCCCATAACCGAAACGCTGTACCAGATAGATCTGGTCAAAGGACAGATCGATGTGGCTATGGGAAAGGAATGCGATCTCAGCAGCGCGGCACCGTCGGGAGCGGTCATGGAAGTGCGGCTGAATGCCGAGGATCCGGACCGGAACTTCAGTCCCGCCCCCGGACAGGTTACCCTCTTTATCCCGCCGGCCGGCGCGGGAATCAGAGTCGATTCGGGCATTATTCAGGGCTCGCTCATTCCCTCCGATTTTGACTCCATGGTCGGAAAGATCATTGCCCACGGCTCCACGAGAAAAGAAGCCATGTCCCGGCTGAAGCGGGCTCTGAACGAAATGACGGTGGCTATCGATAACGGAACCACCAACAAAGCCTTTCTGCTCGAACTGCTCGGTCAGAAAGAGATCATCAAAGGCGGGATTCATACAGGATATGTCGAAGAGATGCTCGCATCGGGTAGAAGAAAGGCGGACAGGGAAAAACTGGAAGCCGCTCTTATAGCCGGAGCCATCCAACAGCATTTCCTCCAGTACAAAAGAGATTATTCCAGCTTCAAGCAGCAGTTGATCAGAATCGGCCGCCCCCGTATCCTGCCTGAGAATACAGGATATGAAGTCACTCTGGGCGCTGAGGGAAACAGCTATACTTTCCTTGTCAGGCAACTGGGAGAAAACTCCTATGAACTGAATCTGGGAGATAAAATAATCCGGTGCAAAAGCCTGATCGAAGATAACCGCGGCGTTCTCATCTACAAAGACCGCCGCTGGGATGTTCTACTCATAGCGCGGGGAGATCAGCTTCAGTGCGAGATCGACGGCACGCCAGTCATGATTGAAAGCGATTCCGGGGGATGGGTCAGGTCCCCCTCACCGGCAATCGTTCTGGCTGTCAATTGCGAACCGGGAAAGGAAGTCAGAAAAGATGACGTCCTGGGTGTTCTGGAAGCCATGAAGATGGAAATGCTTCTGAAGGCTCCTTCCGACGGGATTATCAAAGAAATTTCCGTTTCAGCGGGCGAACAGGTTTCGGCCGGACAGAAGCTGATACTGATGGAATCGGCTGAGCAGGGAGAATCGTCTACGGAAGCTAAAGCTCCTCCGGTAAACTGGAAATCCTCCGAACAGAGCGATGAGGAACGTTACGCATCGCTGAAAGGTGAGCTTCTGGGAATTTTTCTGGGTTATGATCACCGGGAGAAGCCGGAAACGATTCTCGATGATCTCTCTTCCTACACCGGTCTGACCGATCTCTTTCTCCAGGCTCTGGAATACGGTAATATTGTGGAAAGGCTTTTTCAGTCCGTTGAGGTTGAGACAACCGGTTTTACAAGGCCGCTGACCTATCAGGAAATGCTGACACACTATTTCAGAAGCGACAGGGATAAGGAAAAAGGCCTCCCCGATGAGTTTGTCAATAATCTGAAAATGGCAATCGAATGTTACGGTGTTCCCGATGAAAATCATGCGCTGTTCCATATCTTCAAATCCCGCAATATTCTCGAATTGAAAATGAAACTGATTTCGGAAATGCTCTTCCGAATGCAGGATCTATCCTTTCCCGATGAGACTCATAAGAGATTTACATCTGTCATAAACGAGGTCATCGCCCTCTATATGGACCACTCCAATTCGATAGTCGATATGGCCCTTCATCTTATGTACCAGAAAATCAACAGCATAAAAAGGCGCCGGAAAGACGATACACATCTGGAGGCGGTCAACGAGCTCATTTCCCGGCTGAACGTCACGAGAGAGGACCGGGTGGAGAATGAGATAAACGAACTGGCCGATTCGGGAAGCATTATCGTTCGGGATCTGGTCAATCTGATAATTGAAGATGATGCGGAGAGAACACACATTCCCTTAAGGATTCTGGGAACCCATCTGAACAGGGACAGGGACATCATTGAAAAATCCATAGTCCAGGAAGATGATTTTTACGTCTCTCACATAGTATACAGGGAAAAGGGCAGAACGAAGCACTGTCTTACCGCAGCCGTTAACGGCATTGACAGACTGACTTCGCTTCCCCTGGAAAAACTGATAAAAAAAACCGGCAGCTCCAAACCGGAAATCATCCTCTTTATAAAAACCTACGGCAGCGATGTCAATAAAGACAGGCTGATTGAAATGATCAGCCAGAAAGCGGGAGAATCCTCTGAATTCATCGCGATCGGAATCTATCCCGAGGGGAAAGTATATGACTTCCTCACCTACCATTGGAAGGAACAATGGGTCGAAGATACGCTGAGAAGAGGGTTCTCCCCCGTTCAGTTCAGAGAACTGAGAGTTTTCCGTCTCCGTGATTTCGATACGGAAATAGTCTATAAAAGCGATTATGTGACTCTTCTCGAAGTAAGATCCAAGGCTAATGAGAAGGATGTCCGGCTCTTCGCCTACTCTTCCATCTCTATTTCGGAAATCGTCATAACCACAAGCGGTAGGGTTAAGGAACTTGTGGAATTCGAATCGGCTCTTACAGAAGCGGCCTACGCCATGAGAGCGGTACAGGCCAGACATAAATACAGGCTTCAGTGGAACCGCGTTATCATCCACAACAGAAGCCTTATGAATCTCCGGCTTCCCCAGATGAAAGATCTGGAGAAAAAGTTCGTTAAAATGGCTACAGGCCTGGGAATGCAGAGACTCGTTTTCCTTACCAGACGCATCAAACGCAACGAAAACAGCATCCGCGACCTGGAACTGATCTTCTCCCATGTGACCCACGAACAGTATTCTGTTAGCGGAAGAAAACCCTCCACAGCGCCTCTCAAAGCGCTGGACAGCTACACGTCCAATGTGGTGCGCGCTCGGCAGAGAAATGTCATCTACCCCTACGAATTTATTAAAATGCTCACCTTTTCAGGCTATCCCATTCACAGCGAGATGCCCAAAGGGGAATTTGAGGAATACGATCTGATCGATGGAGAGATTACCTCGGTCAAAGGCCGCGAACCGGGACTCAACAGTTCCAATATCGTTTTCGGTCTCATCTCCAATCAGTCTGAAGTTCTGGGAATCTGGATCAGGAGAGTCATCATTCTCGCCGACCCGACCAAAGATCTGGGAAGCCTCGCCGAGCCGGAGAGCAGCCGCATCAACGCCGCTCTCGATCTGGCGGAAAGGGAGAATATTCCCGTGGAATGGATTCCCATATCGTCGGGAGCCAAGATAAATATGGAAAGCGGAACGGAGAACCTCGACTGGACAGCCAGAACCCTCAAGCGGATTATAGAGTTCACTCAGGCCGGAGGGGAGATCAACATCATCGTTCCCGATATCAATGTAGGGGCCCAGTCCTACTGGAACGCCGAAGCGACCATGCTGATGCACACCCGGGGACTTCTGATAATGACCAAACAGGCATCGCTACTGCTAACCGGAAAAAAAGCTCTCGATTTTTCGGGAAGTGTTTCCGGAGACAACAACCTCGACATAGGAGGCGCGGAAAAAATCATGGGACCCAACGGGCAGTCCCAGATCAGAGTGAACGATATTACTGAAGCTTACAGGGTGCTCTTCAATCATTACAACCTGATGTACTCCGAACCGGGATCCCGTTTCCCCGCCGTCAGAAAAACTTCCGACGCGCGGGACAGAGACATATCCCTATTCCCCTACAAGGATTTTCTCGGGCAGGGTTTTGTCAATGTGGGAGATATCTTCAGCATAGAGAAGAATCCCGACAGAAAAAAACCCTTTGACATACGACAGGTCATGAAGTCCGTTGTCGATAAGGACTGCGATCATCTCGAGCGCTGGCGGGCTATGGAACAGGCTGATACCGCGGTTGTCTGGGAGGCGAGAATCGGCGGTTATGCCGTAGGGCTTATCAGCATAGAGAGCCGCAACATATCGAGAATCGGTTCCATTCCCTTCAACGGGCCGGAAAACTGGTCCGGGGGTACCCTCTTCCCCCAGTCATCGAAGAAAATCGCCCGGGGCATCAATGCCTTCTCCGGACGGGTGCCTCTGGTCGTTCTGGCGAACCTCTCGGGATTCGACGGGTCTCCCGAATCGCTCCGCCAGCTACAGCTGGAGTACGGTGCTGAAATCGGACGGGCCATGGTCAACTATGACGGGCCGATCGTTTTCGTCGTCATCGCCCGATATCACGGTGGGGCTTACGTCGTGTTCTCCAAATCGCTCAATCCCAATATTCGTTCAGCAGCGCTCGAAGGTTCTTTCGCCTCTGTTATCGGAGGTGCCCCGGCGGCAGCTGTTGTTTTCCCGAAAACCGTATCGCGGGAAGCCTACAAGGATGAAAGAGTCATTGCCAAACAGAAAGCCCTTAACAAAGGGAAATGCTCGCCCAGAGAATACCAGGAGCTTTTCAACAGCGTTTACAACGAGAAGCAGAAAGAGCTGGCGGACAAGTTTGATAAAATTCATTCCGTGGAAAGAGCCAGAAAGGTCGGTTCGATAGACGATATAATCGGGGCATCTCAGCTCAGGCCCTATATCATTGAACAGTTAGAAGCGGGAATGAAGAAGTTCAGCTGA
- a CDS encoding methyl-accepting chemotaxis protein translates to MKIKNKLLFLIFSLLASMIITVAVFLGFQQVVNVIEGEKAELLSLKDRVLNEQKELSFFLYNDVIILNQLDELNKAIAEKEVVLENVNKMKLLSSLNDKVATALRRIVLLDELQVEAQDKLRADIKELLNVADRVFSVKVQGISTTFTFNMALSDSFTGLEGYRDLNTIIYRTKTQISALYEALEGSQVTIEEQYDIIDEQIEYYTRLGYYISAGFAIIVMILSIVISFLIANRIAGSINILKKSLSVMASGDLTNEIRTTAKDEVGQLSQDMSQFQTGLNRSLKTIKEISNVNSEVKEELIATASETSSAAVEISANINSISTQMSSLDENISLSNKEALDIASYISELSDHINEQLVMVEQSTASITEMIASIANVSKLTLNNQSVIGELVDTANEGDLRLTETTGIIEDINSSVNDINNMAGIIQNISSQTNLLAMNAAIEAAHAGDQGKGFAVVADEIRKLAEASATNTKEISKTLKGIIGRIEDASRAGQSTRDAFNYINQKISTVSEALLTVSSSTDELNVGGQQILEAMSSLRDTSSLVKDKSDVVKTGSGSVNELMGSVSRISGIVTNAITEVNIGFNEVSDAVAGLKMLSDRIGEVGEQLISEVNHFRTDS, encoded by the coding sequence ATGAAGATCAAAAATAAACTGCTATTTCTAATTTTCTCTCTTCTGGCTTCCATGATCATTACAGTTGCTGTTTTTCTGGGATTCCAGCAAGTGGTTAATGTTATCGAAGGAGAAAAAGCGGAGCTTCTCTCATTAAAAGACAGAGTTCTCAATGAGCAGAAGGAACTCTCATTTTTTCTTTACAATGATGTCATTATTCTGAATCAGCTGGATGAGCTCAATAAAGCTATCGCGGAAAAGGAAGTGGTTCTGGAAAATGTCAACAAGATGAAGCTTCTCTCTTCCCTCAATGATAAGGTGGCAACCGCCTTAAGGCGGATTGTGCTTCTCGATGAATTGCAGGTAGAAGCCCAGGATAAACTCAGAGCGGATATAAAAGAATTATTGAATGTCGCCGATAGGGTTTTTTCTGTAAAAGTCCAGGGTATAAGTACAACCTTTACATTCAACATGGCTCTTTCAGACAGTTTTACCGGACTTGAAGGCTATAGAGATCTGAACACCATTATCTACAGGACAAAAACTCAGATTTCGGCACTTTACGAAGCTCTGGAAGGTTCCCAGGTTACGATCGAGGAACAGTACGATATTATCGATGAACAGATTGAGTACTATACCAGGCTCGGATATTATATTTCAGCCGGTTTCGCCATAATCGTCATGATTCTGTCCATTGTCATTTCATTCCTTATCGCCAACAGGATTGCCGGATCAATCAACATTCTGAAAAAAAGTCTGTCGGTCATGGCTTCCGGAGATCTGACAAATGAAATAAGAACGACAGCTAAAGACGAAGTCGGTCAACTGAGCCAGGATATGAGTCAATTTCAAACCGGGCTTAACCGTTCTCTCAAGACTATTAAAGAAATCTCCAATGTAAACAGCGAAGTAAAAGAGGAGTTGATCGCCACTGCTTCCGAGACATCTTCCGCTGCTGTTGAAATTTCAGCGAATATCAACTCCATCAGCACGCAGATGTCGTCGCTTGATGAAAACATATCTCTTTCCAATAAAGAGGCGCTGGATATAGCTTCCTATATTTCCGAATTAAGCGACCACATAAATGAACAGCTTGTTATGGTCGAGCAGTCCACCGCTTCCATTACGGAGATGATCGCTTCCATTGCAAACGTATCCAAATTGACTTTGAACAACCAGAGCGTCATCGGCGAGCTGGTGGATACTGCCAATGAAGGGGATTTGAGGCTGACCGAGACGACGGGGATTATCGAAGATATTAATTCATCTGTGAATGATATAAACAATATGGCCGGTATCATTCAGAATATATCCTCCCAGACCAATCTTCTGGCCATGAATGCCGCCATCGAAGCGGCGCATGCCGGCGATCAGGGAAAAGGATTCGCCGTCGTCGCAGACGAAATACGGAAACTTGCCGAAGCATCGGCAACCAATACAAAAGAGATCTCCAAAACATTGAAAGGCATTATCGGAAGAATAGAAGACGCTTCCCGGGCCGGGCAGAGCACCAGAGACGCCTTCAATTATATAAACCAGAAAATCAGCACGGTCTCGGAAGCTCTGCTCACCGTTTCATCCAGTACTGATGAACTCAATGTGGGCGGGCAGCAGATTCTCGAAGCCATGTCGAGCCTGAGAGATACCTCTTCACTGGTAAAAGACAAATCCGATGTTGTAAAAACGGGCTCCGGGTCGGTAAACGAACTGATGGGCTCGGTTTCCCGGATTTCGGGTATCGTCACTAATGCCATAACCGAGGTGAATATCGGATTCAATGAAGTATCCGACGCCGTCGCCGGATTGAAAATGTTATCCGATCGAATCGGAGAAGTCGGTGAGCAGCTGATTTCTGAAGTCAATCATTTCAGGACAGATTCGTAA
- a CDS encoding substrate-binding domain-containing protein, producing MKRVLLSLLILVVATGFTFASGGQDSGGVKIGVVLPDASEERWANQDGAFFKKELDALGAGYEYEILFSEGDESKEKQNVEALIARGAKVIIITSQGSGASAVAAAHAEDVVVIAHDRMAKSSNDVADYYTTFNSWNVGKAMGKHLVDAALAEGVTPDNKADLAIFAGRVADWPNATYFFGGAFEELQPNLDLFHIVNQDAAAFEALDLYTEATFDDAAKDALQGAMQSIDTDWNPETAGIKAAGVVAQINKMSDKVFVLAPNDDTSAAIRLEFAKMATPYAKYYTTGQDASNVTLASLMGDTVTGKGTQTMTVFKDVSKLVHDSVMIAKNIVDGKPGLTGLTSGPSIDGAQTAYSPIDTLLASNPQLTYDTIFATGYKDENHPDFADIDFSPYK from the coding sequence ATGAAACGTGTTTTACTATCGCTACTGATTTTAGTAGTCGCAACAGGGTTTACATTCGCCAGTGGTGGACAGGATTCCGGTGGAGTTAAAATCGGTGTCGTATTACCCGATGCATCTGAAGAAAGATGGGCAAACCAGGATGGTGCTTTCTTTAAGAAAGAACTGGATGCTCTTGGTGCCGGTTATGAATATGAGATTCTCTTTTCTGAAGGTGATGAGTCCAAAGAAAAGCAGAATGTTGAAGCATTGATCGCCAGAGGTGCAAAAGTTATTATTATCACTTCTCAGGGATCCGGTGCATCAGCTGTTGCTGCCGCTCACGCAGAAGACGTAGTTGTTATCGCTCACGACCGTATGGCAAAATCCTCTAACGACGTAGCTGACTACTACACAACTTTCAACAGCTGGAATGTTGGTAAAGCAATGGGTAAACACCTTGTAGACGCAGCTCTGGCAGAAGGCGTTACTCCCGACAACAAAGCGGACCTGGCAATCTTCGCAGGACGTGTTGCTGACTGGCCCAACGCTACATACTTCTTCGGCGGTGCCTTTGAAGAACTGCAGCCCAACCTCGATCTTTTCCATATTGTAAACCAGGATGCAGCGGCTTTCGAAGCACTTGATCTGTACACTGAAGCTACATTCGATGACGCTGCCAAAGACGCTCTCCAGGGAGCTATGCAGTCAATCGATACTGACTGGAACCCTGAAACTGCAGGAATCAAAGCTGCCGGTGTTGTTGCTCAGATTAACAAAATGTCTGACAAAGTATTTGTTCTGGCTCCCAATGATGACACATCTGCTGCTATCAGACTCGAGTTTGCAAAAATGGCTACACCTTATGCAAAATACTACACAACAGGTCAGGATGCTTCCAACGTAACTCTTGCCAGCCTTATGGGCGACACTGTTACCGGTAAAGGTACTCAGACAATGACAGTATTCAAAGATGTTTCCAAACTGGTACACGATTCTGTAATGATCGCAAAGAACATTGTAGATGGTAAACCCGGACTGACAGGACTGACCAGCGGACCTTCTATCGATGGTGCTCAGACAGCTTATTCTCCCATCGACACACTGCTGGCTTCTAATCCTCAGCTGACTTACGACACAATTTTTGCAACTGGTTACAAGGATGAGAATCATCCTGACTTTGCTGATATCGATTTCAGCCCTTACAAATAA
- a CDS encoding sugar ABC transporter permease has product MTENTNVFKRIGWSIYKYFLTIISMFRTNIRDYGMFVALIFIFIVFGFMTNWVFMGPFNFTNLMNQTAYVAVLAVGMTLVIVTRQIDLSVGFLGAFSGAYVVVAVETGGQSVPMALLGALGIAVFVGIIKGFFIAKIKVPSFVVTLAGMFIFKGFLFIKTGNRTISTTNEFFLQIGTGYLPTVEKNGYDIVTLIIGVFILIAVILSGMSSRKKHKRLNIPSEKMEIFITKLFVLSLIIGYLTYVFSANKGISYLLLITVAIVAIYHFMTTQTTLGRRIYAVGGNPEAAELSGINVEMILIIVFISMGIMAMFSGVMYVSRLQNASPKHGPFWELYAIAAAFIGGTSASGGIGKVVNAVVGAIVIMSLKNGMALAGIDANIEPIILGGVLLLAVVFDIYTRNVNAVDMVGIHYAKRQYKEDFAAAKANFAKAKSELKAARSENRENLIEFEYEFTNAQGEFNRIKDKIRGSREADFARA; this is encoded by the coding sequence ATGACTGAGAATACTAACGTATTTAAAAGAATCGGATGGTCGATTTACAAATATTTCCTCACGATAATATCAATGTTCAGAACAAATATCAGAGATTACGGGATGTTTGTCGCATTGATCTTTATTTTTATCGTTTTCGGATTTATGACTAATTGGGTCTTTATGGGACCGTTCAACTTTACCAACCTGATGAATCAAACGGCTTATGTTGCCGTTCTCGCTGTAGGTATGACTCTCGTTATCGTTACCAGGCAGATCGACTTGTCGGTTGGATTTCTGGGAGCCTTCTCGGGAGCCTATGTCGTCGTCGCAGTAGAGACAGGCGGGCAATCGGTTCCCATGGCATTGCTGGGAGCCCTGGGGATTGCCGTTTTCGTTGGTATCATAAAAGGTTTTTTTATAGCAAAGATCAAAGTTCCATCATTTGTTGTGACTCTTGCGGGAATGTTTATTTTCAAAGGTTTCCTGTTTATCAAAACCGGTAACAGAACCATTTCAACGACTAATGAGTTCTTTCTTCAGATCGGAACCGGTTATTTACCGACAGTTGAAAAAAACGGATATGATATTGTTACTCTCATCATTGGGGTTTTTATCCTGATTGCGGTTATCCTGTCGGGAATGTCCAGCCGGAAAAAGCACAAAAGGTTGAATATTCCCAGTGAAAAAATGGAAATCTTTATCACAAAGCTTTTCGTCCTGAGTTTAATCATCGGCTATTTGACTTATGTTTTCAGTGCCAATAAAGGCATATCCTACCTGTTGCTGATAACTGTTGCAATTGTCGCCATTTATCACTTTATGACGACTCAGACAACCCTGGGCAGACGGATATATGCAGTGGGAGGGAATCCCGAAGCAGCAGAGCTTTCCGGAATCAATGTCGAAATGATCTTAATCATCGTTTTCATCTCTATGGGGATTATGGCTATGTTTTCCGGTGTTATGTATGTTTCCCGTCTTCAGAACGCTTCGCCGAAACACGGTCCGTTCTGGGAATTGTATGCAATCGCAGCTGCGTTTATCGGTGGAACAAGTGCCAGCGGCGGTATCGGTAAAGTCGTCAATGCCGTGGTCGGCGCCATTGTAATCATGTCTCTAAAGAACGGAATGGCTCTTGCGGGAATTGACGCTAACATCGAACCGATCATTCTCGGTGGTGTATTACTGCTTGCCGTTGTATTTGACATCTATACAAGAAATGTTAATGCGGTCGACATGGTCGGAATCCATTACGCGAAAAGACAGTACAAAGAGGATTTTGCAGCAGCGAAAGCCAACTTTGCCAAAGCAAAATCTGAACTAAAAGCGGCAAGAAGTGAAAACCGTGAAAACCTTATCGAATTCGAGTATGAGTTTACTAATGCTCAGGGTGAGTTTAACAGGATTAAAGACAAAATCAGAGGAAGCCGGGAAGCTGATTTTGCCCGGGCTTAA